In Parabacteroides timonensis, the genomic stretch ACCCTTTACGGTTCAGGCTGCGGGACTCGAACAAGCTGCGGTGACCGTCATAGTTCACCCACTGGGCCAATTCGGAAAATTCTTTGGCACTCCGGGGTTCGCCGTATCCCTTCGCGATGATCTCGTTGAAAGAAGTGGCACCCTGTGCTCCCTCGCGAGTATAGTCGTGCATACCCCACTGGTTGTCCTGCGGCCAAAGACCTTCCGGAGAGAAGGTACGGAGCATGCTTTCATACGTCAACACATTCGGCATACCGCGTTCGCTATGGAACTTATCATTGCCGGTCTTCAAGGTGAAGTATTCTTTTGCAGGAAGCATACGGTACGGGCCATGTCCGCTTACCACATCGTCGGCCGAGCTCGATATGTAATGTATACCGGAATGCTCGTCCTTGACAATCCGACGCAATGCCTTGTCGATCTGTTCAGGCGGGAAACCTTCGTTACGTCCGCAATAGATACCGATGGATGCATGGCTGCGGATACGTCTCACATAATCTTCCGCATTGGCGATAAACATTTCCGGATAATACGGATCAGGTCCGTCAGCCGGGTTCGCCAACCAGAAGTCCTGCCAGATCATGATACCGTGACGGTCGCAAGCCTCATACAGTTCCTCGTCGCCGATCATACCCACCCAGTTACGCATGATCGTAAAGTTCATATCGGCATGGTAAGCCACGGCGATATCATACTCACGGGCACGATAGTTCAGGTTAGACTCGCTGAAACCCCAGTTACCGCCACGTCCGATGAAACGACGACCGTTCACGAACAGGCTCAGGATCTGATTATCTTCATTGAAAGTCATCTGACGGATACCGACCTTGAAGTCTTTGGCATCCGACACCTTATCGTCTATCTTAAAGGTAAAGTTGGCATCATACAGGTTCGGTTCGCCATATCCTTTCGGCCACCACAAACGCGGGTTCTGCATATTCAGCTGCGGGAAATCCTTGGCGTCGAAAACGACCGCTTTCTCTTCCCCGGCAGCCAGCTCAACCGGTTGCCGGAACGTGATATCGCCCACTTTACCTTCCAACATTCCTTTTACGGCATTGGCGTCGTGGTTCTTCACGATCACTTCCGCCGTCAGTGTGGCAGAGGTCGTATCGGGCAATGGCAAAACAGACTGTACAAGCGGGTCGGCTACCGTCACCTTTCCGGTGGTCGTCAGGAACACATCGTTCCAGATACCGATATTACGTCCGCGCATCGTCGGGATCCAGTCCCAACCGATCGTAGCATGGAAGGTCGGATTGTCAGCCCCCAGGATACCCCCGTTAAAGTCTGTGCTCTGTGCATTCTTTTCTTTGATCGCACCGATATGTTCGTTCTTGATAATCTCTACGGCAACTACGTTCTTACCCGCAACGACCACATCCGTCACATCGAACTTGCCACGCATAAAAGCACCCTCAATACGGCCTATCTTCCGGCCGTTCACGTAGACGTTCGCTTTCCAGTTGATACCGTCGAAATTGAGGAACAGACGCTCCTGCTTAAAGTTTTCCGGCATTTCAAATTCGTCCCGATACCAGAAGTCGGAGTTGAAGAACGACTCGGATATCTGCAACTGGTTGTCGGCATAGTTCGGATCGGCGACAGCCCCGATATTCTTGTAACTGCTCAGGACAGTACCCGGTACAGTGGCAACGATCCAGTTTTCCGGCTGAAAATCCGGAGTAGATATCTTTTCACCTGCGACAGTCACTTCGGAAGCCCGTTGAAGTTTCCAATTACCTCCCGACAGGTTGATATTCCCTTGCGATACGGCCGGAGCGGCAACAGGTTGGGGAACCAATCCGCCTTTACCCATCACTTCCAGTTCGCTCAGGATATAACGGCTGTCGTTAGCCGGCTGTTGCATCAGGATACGTACGTAACGTGCTTTCTTGCTGCCACCCAACGCTATTTCATCTTTCAGGCTCTCGCCGCCGGGCAGTTCGGCTGCATCCGTCCACTGAACGGCATCATCGGAAACCTGTACTTTACCTTTAACGGCTTTATTGATCCAATGCAAGATAACCTTGTCAAATTCCGAGCGGCTACCCAGATCCACATACAACCATTCTTCCCCAGTCGTTGCACTCATCCAGGAACTGTTGAAGAACTGGGAAGGTTTCATTTCCACCAGACCGCCTTTATTATAAAAATCGGCAGCCATCAGCACCCAGCTGTGGGCTCCCGGCATCTTCAACGAAACACGGTAGTTGGAATAGGTAGCCTCCTTATCGAACGAAATCGTTTCATTCAGCTTGCGAACCGGCATGGAGATCTGTTCGGTCTGTTTGTTCGGGTCGGTGACCGGCACACGGAAACGTACTGCTTCACCCGGCAATCCTTTGCCGCTCAATCGTCCTACCTCCGTCCAGTTTTGTCCATCGTCGGAACCTTCGCAAATGATATCGAAACCGTCTTTTGCCAATTTATCGTCGTAAACGAGATTTCCTACCAACGACAATTTATCAACTGAACGGCTGTAATTCTTCAGCGCAAACTGAAACCAGGTATCGGCTCCTTCGAAGGTATTCCGTGAGTACGGGCCCTCGTCAATCATCCATTCGCGTTCACGCCGAGGAACTTCGCCAGCCGGAGTGGAGAGGATCAGATACTGCGGTTGCCCGTCGGTCACGATACCGTCGGTCGCCAACTGGGCCGTCAGATTATAATCGTGACTGGATGAGTTGAATGCCGAACGCCGGAGGGCGATATTCCGGTATGTACCCCGGTCAGGAACCAATTCCGGAGAAAAATCTTCCTTCGGATTACCGGGATACTGACCGATACCACGTGAATAATAGTCCGATCGCTCGAATGATTTGTCTGTCGCACCTGCTCCGCTGCATCCCCAGAGCAACAATGAGGCTACCATTACGCCACAAAGAGTGAGGGTACGAGAAACTGCTTGCTGTTCATTACATTTTTTCATTTATGAGAGTCTACTTAATTTGTATTTTTTGAATGATTCAATCCTTTCTGAAAAGAAGGCCAGGCAAATATACGCAAAAACTCCAAATTTTCACGCTAATGCCAATAAGTTAAGTGATAAGGAGGTAATGTGGTAATTATAGAAAAAGGTGAATCTATTTAGCGACGTTAATGCCCTGGAAGGGCTAACTGTGAATAACCCCCGGGACATAGACAACGACACTACATTCATATCTGATAAAAAGTGAATCTGTATCATTATTTTCCTTTACATGATAAAAATAGCATTAAAACCATTCACCGTTCACCTGTAATAATATAACATCATGTAAAACAGTGTGTAAGGTATCGCATTTCAGGGTGAATGGTTGCTCGAAAAGGTGAAGGGTTTATATAAACCCTTCACCTTCATCTTTTAAGGATTACTTATTATTACTACTTATGCTATTGAACACTAAGTGGAAAGTCAGGAGTAATTAAGCCGGATCTTATAGTTTGTTTGCTTAATGACCTGTGTCGGCAAGCTTACTGAGCATTGTCGTTAAGCTTTGCGACCTACGTCGTTAAGCTTAGCGATAGAGGTCCCTGGATTTATAAGTAATAACTAAAGGGTTAGTTTATAATAGGTTTGATGGTAATGGATCATGATAGGGGAGATACTTTTTAGTTGTCGGATAAATGGTTTCATAAGAAGGTGAAGGATATATTCCTTAATTTCGTTAGTGTATATCAATAGACAGAAAGAATTGAGTCTCGAATATAGAAAAAGGTGAGCTTCAAGTAGGAGCAATATTTGAGCCTTTTTTGCCGTCGGTTTTTAACCGACGATAGATTAAATGCTCCGGCTTTGCCGGATTCCTCTGTGGGTTTTAACCCCGTTAGACATATAATGGCAGTCCCTGTTTTAAAGGGGCTTAAGTCCACAAAGGAAGAGGCTTTGCCTCCTGTATTTTATATCCGTCAGCTGAAGCAAACGGCAAAAGAGAGCCTGCGGCATGAGGCTCCGCCTCATAAAAAAGGCTCAGTTTTTTCTAACAGCGAAACCCCGGCGGAGTGAACCGTCGGGGCTTGTTTTTGTCTGTTGTTGCTCTTCACAGAGATCGAACAGAAGAACTTTATTTCATTACTTTAGTATTAATACTGACCGCTTATTCGCCCTCGCGGGGTACTTAGTTCGATATCACCACGCAGTCAATTTAAATTTATTGATTATAATAGTTTCTTATTTTACGATTGCTTTTACAGCAACTTCACCTTCTACGGCAACAACTACTACACCTTGAGGTGCAGCGATTTCAGCGTTATCAGAAGAAATTACTGTATTAGCGATTGTCTGGCCAAGAATATTGCTGATAGCAACAGTCTTACCCTGAGCACCCTTGATAACGATCTTACCATCACCTGCAACTATCGATACTTCAGATGTAGAGACACCTTCGTTACCAACAGGAGATTCTGCTGCTTCAAGAGTAAATGACAATCCTGAATACGGAGAAATACCAGCCAAAGTCAATACACCATTTTCCTGAGCCAGGTATTTGCCGGATTTTGTATGCTGAATTTTATATTCACCCTTAGTAGATGTTACAGCAAATGCAAATATTGAATAGTTATCAGCGAATTTCAAAGTATCATTCTTTGCTCCATAAACCACCAGTGAATCCAAATCCTGACCATATTGTTTAGCTTTGATAAAGTTTACAGTAGAACCATCCTTACTTGACATGTAGAACAATTCGTCGTTAGCGATTTCTTCTTCAGTAAGTTTACCTGTCTGAGCTGTTGCAATATAGAATTCCGGTTTTTCTTCATTCTTCATAGAAGCAGTATCCAGATACATAGAGAAGTTTTCTTTAGTGAATGCATCTGCCGCTTTCAACTCTGTTTCTGCTTTCAAGACTCCACGCAACTGGCTGTCCATAGAGATTGCTAATGTCGGGTTGGCAGCAGAAGCAATTCTCTTATTAGCTGGTTTGTCAGATACATTTACGAATGCAGCGTCATCAGGCAATTCAACAGTGAAATACCCCATTGGAGCAGAAGTAAAATCAGTAACGATAATAGCAGAACCTGAACCAGCAACATTGATCTGGCCCATATAAGTACTGTCCACTTTGTAACAACTAAAGTTGCTGCCGACCAATGTCGTATCCGCAGGAATTAACTGATACTGTTTCTCGGTAGCTGTTGCTCTGAACAATATAGCTACTGCAATAGAGTCTTTATTCGATTTCCAGAATTCAGGTTTATCTTTATATGCATCCGGTTTGTTTGTTGTCTTGTCAAAGTCTACCAGTTCTCTCATGCCAAACGTTTTTGCTGTTCTATCATAAGCGAAAACAACATTTTC encodes the following:
- a CDS encoding glycosyl hydrolase 2 galactose-binding domain-containing protein, translated to MKKCNEQQAVSRTLTLCGVMVASLLLWGCSGAGATDKSFERSDYYSRGIGQYPGNPKEDFSPELVPDRGTYRNIALRRSAFNSSSHDYNLTAQLATDGIVTDGQPQYLILSTPAGEVPRREREWMIDEGPYSRNTFEGADTWFQFALKNYSRSVDKLSLVGNLVYDDKLAKDGFDIICEGSDDGQNWTEVGRLSGKGLPGEAVRFRVPVTDPNKQTEQISMPVRKLNETISFDKEATYSNYRVSLKMPGAHSWVLMAADFYNKGGLVEMKPSQFFNSSWMSATTGEEWLYVDLGSRSEFDKVILHWINKAVKGKVQVSDDAVQWTDAAELPGGESLKDEIALGGSKKARYVRILMQQPANDSRYILSELEVMGKGGLVPQPVAAPAVSQGNINLSGGNWKLQRASEVTVAGEKISTPDFQPENWIVATVPGTVLSSYKNIGAVADPNYADNQLQISESFFNSDFWYRDEFEMPENFKQERLFLNFDGINWKANVYVNGRKIGRIEGAFMRGKFDVTDVVVAGKNVVAVEIIKNEHIGAIKEKNAQSTDFNGGILGADNPTFHATIGWDWIPTMRGRNIGIWNDVFLTTTGKVTVADPLVQSVLPLPDTTSATLTAEVIVKNHDANAVKGMLEGKVGDITFRQPVELAAGEEKAVVFDAKDFPQLNMQNPRLWWPKGYGEPNLYDANFTFKIDDKVSDAKDFKVGIRQMTFNEDNQILSLFVNGRRFIGRGGNWGFSESNLNYRAREYDIAVAYHADMNFTIMRNWVGMIGDEELYEACDRHGIMIWQDFWLANPADGPDPYYPEMFIANAEDYVRRIRSHASIGIYCGRNEGFPPEQIDKALRRIVKDEHSGIHYISSSADDVVSGHGPYRMLPAKEYFTLKTGNDKFHSERGMPNVLTYESMLRTFSPEGLWPQDNQWGMHDYTREGAQGATSFNEIIAKGYGEPRSAKEFSELAQWVNYDGHRSLFESRSLNRKGLLMWMSHSCWPSMVWQTYDYYFEPTAAYFAIKKASEPLHIQWNPATDEVEVVNYSAGAHKGLTAKVQVLNMDASVAWEKEVTIDSNEDTTNKCIKLEFPAGLSKVHFIKMTLSENGSIVSDNFYHRSLEENNYQELRNLPKVDLKSDVVINKETDGNWTATATIENTTSTPALMIRINVVGGTDGLQFLPIFYSDNYFALLPGEKKEVRFHWKDEDTRGNTPRVVVSGYNVK